In Hwangdonia lutea, a single window of DNA contains:
- a CDS encoding alpha-amylase family glycosyl hydrolase encodes MKKLLYSFFLFVVVFAQAQVVTTSPAIPTASDVITITFDATGTELDRYAGEVYAHTGLLTSASTSNSDWKHVIGSWGDNVNQPQLTRTGTNTYQLVITPDIPTFYNSGTDVVTDIAIVFRNSAGTAQSRPDIFIPIYAAGLNVSITNPSDESVFDLDDNITISAESSINADLELKVNNVTEQTANNTTTISKSYTFTSTGGYTIEASATENSETKTEQISVYVKTPTQNEALPTGLKNGFNDNGDGTVTFVLEAPLKTDVFLIGGFNNWTLNQTYQMKKDGDMFWLTVSGLDPNTEYAYQYFIDYSIKVADPYSKKILDPDNDQYISNSTYPNLMAYPTGETTGIVSTFKINETDYVWQNTTFTRPDKENIIIYEMLLRDFTESSSYQEAITHLDYLQNLGVNAIELMPINEFEGNISWGYNPSFYMALDKAYGTANDLKAFVDACHQRGMAVITDVVFNHSYSQSPLLQMYWDSANNRPAANSPYYNATSNFVDNSEVASWGPDFNHESAYTVKFFNDVLSFWMEEYKIDGFRFDFTKGLSNTIHSSPDIWGSNYDASRIQNLKAFADHVWNESPGNEAYVIYEHLSDNTEETELANYGILLWGNLNHSFNQNTMGYATGADISWASYSNRGWNNPHIVGYMESHDEERLMVKNLAYGNVNGGYNVKDLSTALDRQEAASVVFYGIPGPKMLWQFGELGYDKSINCDGDIENGTCRLDKKPVAWTLGYDSDSDRLDLFNVTAKMIQLKKQFPSTFNTDNFNLDVGGLVKRINLYDNVGSLDVVIIANFDVTAQSVNPNFPATGTWYDSFSTTSINVTNPTAAINLQPGEYRLYSQTQSLSVANVDNKTVIKAYPNPTSNFFQINTLVESVSIFDLTGKQVKTFKGNFNKEHPFNISDLAPNVYLAKINNNLDEQFTLKIVKLD; translated from the coding sequence ATGAAAAAACTACTCTACTCATTTTTTTTATTCGTGGTGGTATTTGCTCAAGCTCAAGTGGTTACTACATCGCCTGCAATACCAACAGCTTCGGATGTTATTACCATTACATTTGACGCCACTGGAACAGAATTGGATCGCTATGCTGGCGAAGTGTATGCACATACGGGTTTACTAACTTCTGCTTCAACAAGTAATTCCGATTGGAAACATGTTATTGGTTCTTGGGGAGATAATGTAAATCAACCACAATTAACGCGCACGGGAACCAACACCTATCAATTAGTAATTACTCCAGATATTCCAACTTTTTACAATTCAGGAACAGATGTTGTAACCGATATTGCTATTGTTTTTAGAAACAGTGCTGGAACGGCGCAATCAAGACCCGATATTTTTATTCCCATTTATGCCGCTGGTCTAAATGTTAGTATTACCAATCCTTCAGATGAATCGGTTTTTGATTTGGATGATAATATTACGATTAGTGCAGAATCTAGTATAAATGCAGATTTAGAATTAAAGGTAAATAACGTTACTGAGCAAACAGCAAACAATACCACTACAATTTCCAAATCTTATACATTCACTTCAACAGGAGGTTATACTATTGAAGCCAGTGCTACCGAAAACAGCGAAACCAAAACAGAACAAATTTCAGTTTATGTAAAAACACCTACTCAAAACGAAGCCTTACCAACGGGTTTAAAAAATGGTTTTAACGATAATGGCGATGGTACCGTTACATTTGTTTTAGAGGCACCACTAAAAACCGATGTGTTTTTAATAGGCGGTTTTAATAACTGGACACTCAACCAAACCTATCAAATGAAAAAAGATGGCGATATGTTTTGGTTAACCGTAAGTGGCTTGGATCCCAATACCGAATATGCCTATCAATATTTTATCGATTATAGTATAAAGGTTGCTGACCCTTATTCAAAAAAAATACTGGACCCTGATAACGATCAGTATATATCAAACAGCACTTATCCAAACCTAATGGCTTATCCAACTGGTGAAACCACTGGAATTGTTTCTACTTTTAAGATAAACGAAACCGATTATGTTTGGCAGAACACAACATTTACAAGGCCTGACAAAGAAAATATTATTATATATGAAATGCTTTTGCGTGATTTTACAGAAAGCAGTTCGTATCAAGAGGCCATAACGCATTTAGATTATTTACAAAACCTAGGTGTAAATGCCATAGAGTTAATGCCTATTAACGAATTTGAAGGCAACATAAGTTGGGGTTACAACCCGTCTTTTTATATGGCGTTGGATAAAGCCTATGGTACAGCAAACGATTTAAAAGCATTTGTTGATGCCTGCCACCAGCGCGGAATGGCCGTAATTACAGATGTTGTTTTTAATCATTCTTATTCGCAATCGCCTTTGTTGCAAATGTATTGGGATAGCGCAAATAATCGTCCTGCAGCAAATAGTCCATATTACAACGCTACCAGCAATTTTGTTGATAATAGTGAGGTAGCTAGTTGGGGTCCGGATTTTAATCACGAGTCAGCATATACGGTTAAATTTTTTAACGATGTTTTAAGCTTTTGGATGGAGGAATATAAAATTGATGGTTTCCGTTTTGATTTTACCAAAGGATTATCAAATACTATTCATTCATCTCCAGATATTTGGGGTAGTAATTATGATGCTTCTAGAATTCAAAATTTAAAGGCTTTTGCAGATCATGTTTGGAACGAATCTCCAGGTAATGAAGCTTATGTTATTTATGAGCATTTATCAGATAACACAGAAGAAACGGAATTAGCAAATTACGGCATTTTGCTTTGGGGAAATCTAAACCATAGTTTTAATCAAAATACCATGGGATATGCCACCGGTGCAGATATTTCGTGGGCATCGTACAGTAACAGAGGTTGGAATAATCCGCATATTGTAGGCTATATGGAAAGCCATGACGAAGAGCGTTTGATGGTTAAAAATTTGGCCTACGGAAATGTTAACGGCGGCTATAATGTTAAAGATTTAAGCACGGCTTTAGATAGGCAAGAAGCGGCTTCGGTTGTGTTTTATGGAATCCCGGGGCCAAAGATGCTTTGGCAATTTGGGGAATTAGGATACGATAAAAGTATTAATTGTGATGGCGATATTGAAAACGGCACTTGTAGGTTGGATAAAAAACCTGTGGCTTGGACATTAGGTTACGATTCGGATTCAGACCGATTGGACTTGTTTAATGTTACTGCAAAAATGATCCAATTAAAAAAACAATTTCCATCTACGTTTAACACCGATAACTTTAATCTTGACGTTGGTGGATTGGTAAAACGTATCAATCTTTACGACAATGTTGGTAGTTTAGATGTCGTAATTATTGCAAATTTTGATGTTACCGCACAATCTGTAAACCCCAATTTTCCAGCAACCGGAACTTGGTACGATTCATTTTCAACCACAAGCATTAACGTTACCAATCCTACAGCAGCAATAAACTTACAGCCTGGTGAATACCGATTATATTCACAAACCCAAAGTTTAAGTGTTGCAAATGTTGATAATAAAACGGTTATTAAAGCATACCCAAATCCAACTTCCAATTTTTTTCAGATAAATACATTGGTTGAATCGGTTTCAATTTTCGATTTAACAGGAAAGCAGGTAAAAACATTTAAGGGGAATTTTAATAAAGAACACCCTTTTAATATTTCGGATTTGGCGCCAAATGTCTATTTAGCTAAGATTAATAACAATTTAGACGAGCAGTTTACATTAAAAATCGTGAAATTAGACTAA
- a CDS encoding SusE domain-containing protein, which yields MNLYIKKISFLLFSLAFLFTACETEESLTITTPEAEFVLNTPGISTVFLNFALPDNPAFTISWNDEVTGGGTYNVEMSTDEAFTAPVTLGTTDSSNFSMTVAEFNNAIASTGVTTFKDVAIYMRVSAGSQMSNNILLLVTTYPVNAPEINNVNNGDAFVLSLDNNDVTAITVEWDDPILDSSLNQDVSYVLEGATAGTEFAMPIEAGNVTNQNSIALTNAQLNALAIQSGIAVDVSGDLDIRVKATITDSASGSVLERISSTVTISVTTYLTVLDLSTNWGVVGAVTGWGGSPDLPFWTTDVDGVLVAYVNLPTGEIKFRENMDWANNYGDNGADGTLDDGGANINITTAGSYKITMDLNNLTYTIEEFSLGIVGGAYNEWGATPDFMLEYDQYSDVFRGIVTLIDGEMKFRMNNDWGTNWGDDGVDGTLDAGGANIVVSAGIYIATVNMNDLTYTLEPIDYIWGLVGGAYNEWGATPDAQFTRDWSRPFNDIWILNDVTLIDGEYKFRANNDWGVNYGDDGGDGVLEAGGANLVTTAGTYSFVLDFSDPANPTYTKN from the coding sequence ATGAATTTATATATAAAAAAAATCAGCTTTCTTTTATTCTCATTGGCCTTTTTGTTTACCGCTTGTGAAACAGAAGAAAGCCTAACGATAACAACCCCAGAAGCCGAATTTGTTTTAAACACACCGGGCATTAGTACCGTGTTTTTAAATTTTGCTTTACCAGATAATCCTGCATTTACCATTTCATGGAATGATGAGGTAACTGGTGGTGGCACATATAATGTAGAAATGTCTACAGATGAAGCTTTTACTGCTCCTGTGACTTTAGGAACTACTGATTCCAGTAACTTCTCGATGACGGTTGCCGAATTTAACAACGCTATTGCCAGTACAGGCGTGACCACTTTTAAAGATGTTGCTATTTATATGAGGGTTTCGGCTGGAAGCCAGATGTCCAATAATATTTTACTTTTGGTTACAACCTACCCGGTTAATGCGCCAGAAATAAATAATGTAAATAACGGCGATGCTTTTGTATTGTCTTTAGATAATAACGATGTCACTGCCATAACGGTAGAATGGGACGATCCTATTTTGGATTCTTCATTAAATCAAGATGTTAGTTATGTTTTAGAAGGCGCAACGGCAGGCACCGAATTTGCTATGCCTATTGAAGCTGGTAATGTTACTAATCAAAATAGTATAGCGTTAACAAACGCACAGTTAAACGCATTGGCAATTCAAAGTGGTATAGCTGTAGATGTTAGTGGAGATTTAGATATAAGAGTAAAAGCAACCATTACGGATAGTGCCTCTGGCTCTGTTTTAGAAAGAATTTCATCAACAGTTACCATTTCTGTAACTACTTATTTAACCGTATTGGATTTATCAACAAACTGGGGCGTTGTAGGTGCCGTAACCGGTTGGGGTGGCTCACCGGATTTACCGTTCTGGACCACGGACGTCGATGGTGTTTTAGTGGCCTATGTTAACTTACCAACTGGCGAGATTAAGTTTAGAGAAAACATGGATTGGGCAAACAATTATGGTGATAATGGTGCAGATGGCACGCTTGATGATGGTGGGGCAAACATTAATATTACAACCGCAGGATCATACAAAATTACCATGGATTTAAACAACCTAACCTATACTATTGAAGAATTTTCATTAGGCATTGTTGGCGGTGCGTATAATGAATGGGGCGCAACACCAGATTTTATGCTGGAATACGACCAATATTCTGATGTGTTTAGAGGTATTGTAACCCTAATTGACGGTGAAATGAAATTTAGAATGAACAACGATTGGGGAACCAATTGGGGGGATGATGGTGTAGACGGTACTTTAGATGCAGGCGGAGCAAACATAGTTGTATCTGCTGGTATTTATATTGCCACGGTAAACATGAATGATTTAACGTATACTTTAGAACCCATTGACTATATATGGGGGTTAGTAGGTGGCGCTTACAATGAATGGGGCGCAACACCAGATGCTCAATTCACTAGAGATTGGTCACGCCCATTTAATGATATTTGGATTCTTAACGATGTGACTTTAATTGATGGCGAATACAAGTTTAGAGCCAATAACGATTGGGGTGTAAATTATGGAGACGATGGTGGCGATGGCGTTTTAGAAGCTGGTGGAGCTAACCTAGTTACAACCGCAGGAACATATTCGTTTGTTTTAGATTTCTCTGATCCGGCAAATCCAACATACACTAAGAACTAG
- a CDS encoding SusC/RagA family TonB-linked outer membrane protein, translated as MKTTTKSLLFFLFFVPILMFGQTTLTGTVTEQSTSIPLPGVNVVIKNTTTGTATDFDGNYQIEVNNGDVLVFSYVGYQTIEITYSGQATLNVQLNEDAAQLNEIVIIGYGTTTKKDATGSVEAITAEDFTKGNIVTPENLLSGRVAGVSVTTSGAPGSGSQIKIRGGSSINASNDPLIIIDGLPIDNNGVSGSRGVLASINPNDIDSFSVLKDASATAIYGSRASNGVIIIVTKKGKSTFSATYDAQYSFGELTDRIDVFSGDAYRQLVASQPINGTTLDESLLGTANTNWQDEIFRNTVSSQHNLTMQGSLFKVLPTRFSFGVTNQEGAVLTSEFERRNLSLALNPSFFDDHLKINLNANLSFEDNRFGDSGQIGSALRYDPTQPVYDPSSPFGGFYQHIVSGNLANGTTNPVAELLQRNNTGDSNRTYGNLNFDYKFHFLPELRAVLNIGFDETEAKTIDITSLSSRIQNLDKVNSSSGYQKRTNKLLDGYLTYNKAFDKIRTEFTVGYSYQQFTNEGNNTGNTRDPLSLPSTFADPDVVLIGFFGRANLTFLDKYLLTLTYRRDGTSRFSKDNQWGDFPAAALAWNLSDEDFLKESKTISSLKLRAGYGITGQQAFFGANDIYLNRYRGGNVNSQYQFDNAAIQSLIASEINPDLKWEDTTTMEFGIDYGLFDERVSGSLNFFQKNSTDLLFTASVADGTNFSNSIIQNIGELQIQGIEFSINADVVKQDDFTVDFNFNATLLDREIKELALGQDVRTGGISGGTGNNIQLLREGFAPNSFSVFKQLYDNSGNPIEGAFVDLNGDNVINDDDRYLKENPGADVILGFQSNINYKNFDLSFNLRANLGNYVYNNVNSSRAQYELLQDNAVLGNVPTSVLETGFQRTSDVIISDIYVEDASFLKMDNITLGYTFSNISKHLKSVRLWGGVQNVFTITNYSGLDPEVFNGIDNIIYPRSRTILAGANFKF; from the coding sequence TTATGTGGGCTATCAAACCATTGAAATTACCTATTCTGGGCAAGCCACATTAAATGTTCAATTAAATGAAGACGCAGCCCAATTAAACGAAATTGTTATCATTGGTTATGGAACAACCACTAAAAAAGATGCTACGGGATCTGTGGAAGCCATTACCGCTGAAGACTTTACCAAAGGAAACATAGTTACACCAGAAAACTTGTTAAGTGGTCGAGTAGCCGGTGTGAGTGTTACAACCAGTGGGGCTCCGGGTTCGGGTTCTCAAATAAAAATTAGGGGTGGTTCCTCTATTAACGCATCAAACGATCCGCTTATCATTATCGATGGATTGCCCATTGATAATAATGGTGTAAGTGGTTCCAGAGGTGTTTTGGCAAGTATTAACCCTAACGACATCGATTCGTTTTCTGTTTTAAAAGATGCTTCGGCAACAGCCATTTATGGTTCTAGAGCATCAAACGGAGTTATTATTATTGTAACCAAAAAAGGGAAATCAACCTTTAGCGCTACTTACGATGCCCAATACAGTTTTGGAGAACTTACCGATAGAATTGATGTTTTTTCAGGTGATGCTTACCGACAATTGGTAGCATCGCAGCCAATAAACGGCACCACGCTAGATGAAAGCTTATTGGGTACGGCAAATACAAATTGGCAAGATGAAATTTTTAGAAACACGGTTTCATCTCAACATAACTTAACGATGCAAGGGTCGCTTTTTAAAGTGTTGCCAACAAGATTTTCGTTTGGGGTTACCAATCAAGAAGGTGCTGTATTGACATCAGAATTTGAAAGAAGAAATTTAAGCTTAGCCTTAAACCCGAGTTTTTTTGATGACCATTTAAAAATCAACTTAAACGCCAATTTATCATTTGAAGATAATAGATTTGGCGATTCCGGGCAAATAGGTTCAGCATTACGTTACGACCCTACACAACCTGTTTACGATCCATCATCACCTTTCGGTGGTTTTTACCAACATATAGTTAGTGGTAATCTGGCAAATGGCACAACAAATCCTGTTGCAGAATTGTTACAAAGAAATAATACGGGAGACTCTAACAGAACATACGGAAATTTGAATTTTGATTACAAATTTCATTTCTTACCGGAATTAAGAGCAGTGTTAAATATTGGTTTTGATGAAACCGAAGCTAAAACCATAGATATTACATCGCTAAGCTCTCGAATTCAGAATTTGGATAAAGTAAATTCTTCAAGCGGTTATCAAAAAAGAACCAATAAATTGCTTGATGGATATTTAACGTATAATAAAGCATTTGATAAAATCCGTACGGAATTTACCGTCGGTTATTCGTATCAACAATTTACCAATGAAGGAAACAACACAGGAAACACTAGGGATCCATTAAGCCTTCCAAGTACTTTTGCAGATCCAGATGTGGTTTTAATCGGCTTTTTTGGTCGAGCTAATTTAACATTTCTTGATAAATACTTATTGACTTTAACCTACAGACGTGACGGTACATCGCGCTTTAGCAAAGACAATCAATGGGGCGATTTTCCGGCGGCTGCACTAGCGTGGAATTTGAGTGACGAAGATTTCTTAAAAGAATCTAAAACCATTTCTAGCTTAAAATTAAGAGCCGGTTACGGTATTACTGGGCAACAAGCATTTTTTGGAGCAAACGACATTTATTTAAACCGTTACCGAGGGGGCAATGTAAACTCGCAATACCAGTTTGATAATGCCGCCATTCAATCGTTGATTGCTTCAGAAATTAATCCAGATTTAAAATGGGAAGACACAACAACTATGGAGTTTGGTATAGATTATGGCTTGTTTGATGAGCGCGTTTCAGGTTCGTTAAACTTCTTCCAGAAAAATTCAACCGATTTATTATTTACGGCTTCAGTAGCCGATGGTACTAACTTTTCTAACAGTATCATTCAAAATATTGGTGAGTTGCAAATTCAAGGTATCGAGTTTTCTATAAATGCCGATGTGGTTAAACAAGATGATTTTACGGTAGATTTCAACTTTAATGCTACATTATTAGATAGAGAAATTAAAGAATTAGCGTTGGGGCAAGATGTAAGAACCGGAGGTATTTCTGGTGGAACAGGAAACAACATTCAATTATTAAGAGAAGGATTTGCTCCCAACTCATTCAGCGTTTTTAAACAATTATATGATAACTCGGGTAACCCGATTGAAGGTGCGTTTGTAGATTTAAACGGCGATAATGTTATTAATGACGACGACCGTTATTTAAAAGAAAACCCGGGTGCCGATGTTATTTTAGGATTTCAATCCAACATCAATTACAAAAATTTCGACTTATCTTTTAATTTAAGAGCCAACTTAGGAAATTATGTTTATAATAACGTGAATTCTTCCAGAGCGCAATACGAGTTATTACAGGATAATGCGGTGTTAGGCAATGTGCCAACCTCGGTTTTAGAAACCGGATTCCAACGAACCTCTGATGTTATTATATCGGATATTTATGTTGAAGACGCTTCATTCTTAAAAATGGATAACATAACTTTAGGCTATACGTTCAGCAACATCTCAAAACATTTAAAAAGTGTAAGACTGTGGGGTGGCGTTCAAAACGTATTTACTATAACTAATTATAGTGGATTAGACCCAGAAGTATTTAATGGAATAGATAATATTATCTACCCAAGATCGAGAACCATTTTAGCTGGAGCTAATTTTAAATTTTAA
- a CDS encoding RagB/SusD family nutrient uptake outer membrane protein — protein MKTRFKIYKTIGLIGLFMVAFTACTDDLNITPNDDQTTLSEDLFKDEAAYKQVLAGVYANLALTGTDGAGTSNLKNIDAGTSQFGRVLLYVQTLSADQMIWSYENDPGTREIQRNIWTAQNPLLLGMFSRAHLSIALANNFLRETTDDKLDARNVSASVRSEMPAYRAEARLMRAMAYYYMMDIFGKANFADESTPINSQPEVYERAELFSFIESELLAIDADLIGAKQNEYGRADKAVAYMILAKMYLNAEVYIGADRYADCINYCEKIIGGGFSLATNYLHNFMADNNLNSAVNEIIFPIISDGFTTQNYGPTTVMINGSVGSLEVNGTEVGVSAGGWGGALRVRKQFVELFDGSFNSDTRNTIISEGRPVDIDDISDKDSGYIIQKYSNATSTGSFGVDQTFVDTDFPLFRLADVYLMYAEAHLRGGGGDLTTALGYVNALRTRANNPNTIAAGDLTLDFILDERARELHWEAHRRQDLIRYNKFTGGNYNWAWKGNGSNGISLPAHFKVYPIPTASMAANPNLTQNAGY, from the coding sequence ATGAAAACAAGATTTAAAATATATAAAACAATTGGGCTTATAGGGCTTTTTATGGTAGCGTTTACAGCGTGTACCGATGATTTGAACATAACACCCAATGACGACCAAACCACACTTAGCGAAGATCTTTTTAAAGACGAGGCCGCCTACAAACAAGTATTGGCAGGTGTTTACGCTAATTTGGCTTTAACAGGAACAGACGGTGCAGGAACCTCAAACCTTAAAAATATTGATGCGGGAACCAGTCAATTTGGGCGTGTACTTTTATATGTGCAAACCCTATCGGCAGATCAAATGATTTGGTCTTACGAAAACGACCCGGGCACCAGAGAAATCCAAAGAAATATTTGGACAGCTCAAAACCCATTGTTGTTGGGAATGTTCAGTAGAGCGCATTTGTCAATCGCACTGGCAAATAATTTTTTAAGGGAAACTACAGATGACAAATTAGACGCCAGAAATGTGTCTGCATCAGTAAGAAGCGAAATGCCAGCATACAGAGCCGAAGCGCGATTAATGCGAGCAATGGCTTATTATTATATGATGGATATTTTTGGAAAAGCAAATTTTGCAGATGAATCGACACCTATCAACTCGCAACCAGAGGTGTATGAAAGAGCCGAATTGTTTTCTTTTATTGAAAGCGAATTATTGGCAATTGATGCAGATTTGATTGGTGCTAAACAAAATGAGTACGGTAGAGCAGATAAAGCTGTGGCCTATATGATTTTGGCTAAAATGTATTTGAATGCAGAAGTTTATATTGGAGCAGATCGTTATGCGGATTGTATAAACTATTGCGAAAAAATAATTGGAGGAGGTTTTTCGTTAGCCACCAATTATCTTCATAATTTTATGGCAGACAACAATTTAAATTCTGCTGTAAATGAAATCATTTTCCCGATAATTTCAGACGGATTTACAACACAAAACTATGGTCCAACCACGGTAATGATTAATGGTTCGGTGGGTAGTTTAGAGGTGAATGGAACCGAAGTTGGCGTTAGTGCCGGCGGATGGGGCGGTGCCCTTAGAGTAAGAAAGCAGTTTGTGGAATTGTTTGACGGTTCGTTTAACTCAGATACCAGAAATACGATTATTTCGGAAGGCAGACCTGTCGATATTGACGATATATCTGATAAAGATTCAGGATACATTATTCAAAAATATTCCAATGCTACCTCAACGGGCAGTTTTGGTGTCGATCAAACTTTTGTGGATACCGATTTTCCATTGTTCAGATTAGCCGATGTGTATTTAATGTATGCCGAAGCCCATTTAAGAGGCGGTGGTGGCGACTTAACCACAGCACTTGGTTATGTAAACGCTTTGAGAACCAGAGCAAATAACCCAAATACAATTGCTGCAGGCGATTTAACTTTAGATTTTATTCTAGATGAAAGAGCCAGGGAATTGCATTGGGAAGCTCATAGAAGACAAGATTTAATTCGATATAATAAATTTACCGGTGGTAATTACAATTGGGCTTGGAAAGGTAACGGAAGTAATGGTATTTCACTGCCAGCACACTTCAAAGTGTATCCTATTCCAACAGCAAGTATGGCTGCAAATCCTAATCTTACCCAAAACGCGGGATATTAA
- a CDS encoding SusE domain-containing protein → MKKNKILSAVSIIGLVLLFLSSCDDTTDTFQISAPTAPILADLNFTSIELDAVNTSNPALTLNWVESDYGQQTAVNYAIQFANDEGFTNPVTAASITGQSAITLSISEINAAAGNAGLNPFEWATLYTRVVASLGSQNSEPINSNTLQFEVYPYFNYVFNDYYLVGNGTAPGWNNNANNPPLFRDESNPNLYYYTGYFAKPGGFDEGRFKVLETRGLWQPQWGVVENEGSDTPKEEGEIAGNPGTQSNDPGRFGVPETGYYTFTIDFSTKKYTTLPFDASGITSPASLSIQGSSVATTAMTPLAFDGHIWYASGLHLTPGDVSFVTDAGATWGSTTSFSGVATDGGGSIPVIVEDDYDVWFNDLTGRYILIPLNL, encoded by the coding sequence ATGAAAAAAAATAAAATACTTTCAGCAGTTAGCATTATTGGTTTAGTTTTACTATTCCTAAGTTCTTGCGACGATACTACTGACACATTCCAAATATCGGCGCCTACGGCACCCATATTGGCAGATTTGAATTTTACCAGCATAGAGCTGGATGCCGTAAACACTTCCAATCCTGCATTAACGTTAAACTGGGTGGAATCGGATTACGGACAACAAACGGCTGTAAATTACGCGATTCAGTTTGCTAACGATGAAGGATTTACAAATCCCGTAACGGCAGCCTCAATAACGGGGCAAAGTGCCATTACACTTTCCATTAGCGAAATTAATGCCGCAGCAGGCAATGCAGGTTTAAACCCTTTTGAATGGGCAACTTTATACACTAGAGTTGTAGCGTCGTTGGGGTCGCAAAATAGCGAGCCTATAAACTCAAACACGCTACAGTTTGAGGTGTATCCATACTTCAACTACGTGTTTAACGATTATTATTTAGTTGGAAACGGTACTGCGCCTGGGTGGAACAACAATGCAAACAACCCACCTTTATTTAGAGACGAATCCAACCCAAACCTATATTACTACACCGGATATTTTGCAAAACCCGGTGGGTTTGACGAAGGTCGTTTTAAAGTATTGGAAACAAGAGGACTATGGCAGCCACAATGGGGGGTAGTAGAAAATGAAGGGAGCGATACGCCCAAAGAAGAAGGGGAAATTGCCGGCAACCCTGGAACACAATCTAACGACCCAGGACGTTTTGGAGTGCCAGAAACGGGATACTATACTTTTACTATAGATTTTTCAACAAAAAAATATACAACGTTACCTTTTGATGCATCAGGAATAACTAGTCCTGCAAGCTTATCAATTCAAGGCTCCAGTGTGGCAACAACAGCTATGACACCGTTGGCTTTTGATGGGCATATTTGGTATGCATCGGGGTTACATTTAACACCGGGAGACGTATCGTTTGTAACAGATGCTGGTGCAACTTGGGGCAGCACTACTTCGTTTTCTGGAGTAGCTACCGATGGCGGCGGATCTATTCCTGTAATTGTTGAAGATGACTACGATGTTTGGTTTAACGATTTAACGGGTCGTTATATCCTCATTCCGTTGAATTTATAA